Proteins encoded together in one Tepidibacillus fermentans window:
- a CDS encoding DUF1934 domain-containing protein, translated as MKEIQIHIQTKIDYQTGEVEEWQHDYKGTLYLKNDQDIYLKYEDHQDQLGKTNTILKWKWSESPTKLSLLRQGETRSHQIFQEGKPHQSFYQTPYGTFAMEIHPLKVKIYSQTWEEGKIELEYDLSIGKQKVGRYQLMVHYRP; from the coding sequence ATGAAAGAGATTCAGATTCACATCCAAACAAAAATTGATTACCAAACCGGAGAAGTAGAAGAATGGCAACATGACTATAAGGGGACATTATACCTAAAAAATGATCAAGACATTTATTTGAAATATGAAGATCATCAAGATCAACTAGGGAAAACAAACACCATTCTGAAGTGGAAATGGAGTGAATCCCCAACCAAGCTATCCCTTCTCCGCCAAGGGGAAACAAGATCGCATCAAATATTCCAGGAAGGGAAACCCCACCAAAGTTTTTATCAAACACCTTATGGAACCTTTGCAATGGAAATTCATCCGCTAAAAGTAAAGATTTATTCTCAGACTTGGGAAGAAGGAAAAATTGAATTAGAATACGATCTTTCTATTGGAAAGCAAAAGGTGGGGCGTTACCAATTGATGGTACATTATCGTCCATAG
- a CDS encoding TIGR01212 family radical SAM protein (This family includes YhcC from E. coli K-12, an uncharacterized radical SAM protein.), giving the protein MIVCNRKDITMEIMQEIQQPLLWGNKRYHTLNYEYRKLFGEKVFKVSLDGGFTCPNRDGRVATGGCIFCSARGSGDYAGDRRLDLKQQFHQVRDQLHKKWPKAKYIGYFQAFSNTYAPAEQLREMYDAILEEEGVVGLSIATRPDCLPDEVLDVLSEVNQKTKLWVELGLQTIHEHTQVLINRGHDYQVFLDGVHKLRERKIDVVVHIIVNLPGETIEEMMETARVVANLPIQGIKIHMLHLLKKTPLIKLYQEGKLHFMDQETYTKLVVDMLEILPPEMVIHRLTGDGPRELLVEPLWTLKKWEVLNGIDQELEQRNTWQGKYYLKKKRSP; this is encoded by the coding sequence ATGATTGTTTGTAATAGAAAGGATATCACCATGGAGATCATGCAGGAAATACAACAACCATTATTATGGGGAAATAAACGTTACCATACATTAAACTACGAATACCGAAAACTTTTTGGTGAAAAAGTATTCAAAGTTTCTTTAGATGGCGGTTTTACTTGTCCAAATCGGGATGGCCGTGTTGCCACTGGAGGATGTATCTTTTGTAGTGCAAGAGGTTCAGGGGATTATGCAGGTGACAGGCGGTTAGATCTAAAACAACAATTTCACCAAGTAAGGGATCAGCTACACAAGAAATGGCCAAAGGCAAAGTACATTGGTTATTTTCAGGCCTTTTCTAATACCTATGCACCAGCAGAACAATTAAGGGAAATGTACGATGCGATCTTGGAAGAAGAAGGGGTCGTTGGTTTATCGATTGCAACTAGGCCTGATTGTTTGCCAGACGAGGTATTAGACGTACTTTCGGAAGTGAATCAGAAAACGAAATTATGGGTTGAATTAGGATTACAAACGATACATGAGCATACCCAAGTATTGATTAATCGTGGTCATGATTATCAAGTTTTTTTGGATGGAGTTCATAAACTAAGAGAGCGAAAGATTGATGTTGTCGTTCATATTATTGTCAATTTACCTGGGGAAACGATCGAAGAGATGATGGAAACGGCAAGGGTAGTCGCAAACCTTCCAATCCAAGGAATCAAGATCCATATGCTCCACCTGTTAAAAAAAACACCATTGATAAAATTATATCAAGAAGGAAAACTTCATTTTATGGACCAAGAAACCTATACGAAATTAGTCGTCGACATGTTAGAAATATTGCCACCAGAGATGGTCATCCATCGTTTAACCGGTGATGGACCAAGAGAGCTTCTAGTAGAACCCCTTTGGACACTGAAAAAATGGGAAGTATTAAATGGCATTGACCAAGAACTAGAACAAAGAAACACATGGCAGGGGAAATATTATCTGAAGAAAAAAAGAAGCCCATAG
- a CDS encoding XapX domain-containing protein has translation MLKEILLSTLTGAVVGFVFAFFKLPIPAPTAIQGIMGIVGIFLGYQLYRMFF, from the coding sequence ATGCTAAAAGAGATTTTACTTTCTACACTGACTGGGGCAGTGGTTGGTTTTGTTTTTGCTTTTTTTAAATTGCCCATTCCAGCTCCAACAGCGATTCAAGGAATTATGGGGATTGTCGGAATCTTTTTAGGATATCAGTTATATCGAATGTTTTTTTAG
- the speE gene encoding polyamine aminopropyltransferase, whose product MELWYTEKQTPNHGITTKITKTLHTEQTEFQKLDIIETIQFGRMLVLDGMVMTTIKDEFVYHEMITHIALNTHPNPKKVLVVGGGDGGAIREILKHSSVEKAVLAEIDGRVIETSKEYLPEIAGALDNPRVDVQVVDGIRYIHDHKNEFDVIMVDSTEPVGPAVGLFEKGFYQGIYDSLKEDGILVAQTESPWFNADLIQRVVKDIRSIFPVTRLYTVSIPTYPSGLWSFTLGSKKYDPLTVDESQLKELDTKYYSPRIHKSVFQLPKFVEDLVKE is encoded by the coding sequence ATGGAATTATGGTATACAGAAAAACAAACTCCTAACCATGGAATCACGACAAAAATTACAAAAACCTTACATACCGAACAAACCGAATTTCAAAAATTAGATATTATCGAAACCATTCAATTTGGGCGGATGCTAGTCTTAGATGGAATGGTCATGACCACCATCAAAGACGAATTTGTTTATCATGAAATGATTACTCATATTGCTCTTAACACTCATCCAAATCCAAAGAAAGTATTGGTTGTCGGTGGCGGGGACGGAGGAGCAATCCGCGAAATCCTAAAACATTCAAGTGTAGAAAAAGCTGTACTTGCGGAAATTGATGGCCGAGTGATTGAGACCTCAAAAGAATACTTACCAGAAATTGCAGGAGCTTTAGATAATCCTAGAGTTGATGTTCAAGTCGTAGATGGAATTCGCTATATCCATGATCACAAAAATGAATTTGATGTCATCATGGTGGACTCCACTGAACCAGTAGGGCCAGCAGTTGGCTTATTTGAAAAAGGATTTTATCAAGGGATTTATGATTCATTAAAAGAAGACGGAATCCTTGTTGCACAAACAGAATCTCCTTGGTTTAACGCAGATTTAATCCAGCGAGTCGTAAAAGATATTCGTTCCATTTTCCCAGTCACTCGTTTATATACAGTAAGTATCCCAACCTATCCAAGTGGGTTATGGAGTTTTACTCTGGGTTCCAAAAAATACGACCCACTTACCGTAGATGAGTCACAATTAAAAGAACTAGATACCAAATACTATTCACCTAGAATTCATAAATCTGTCTTTCAATTACCGAAGTTCGTAGAAGATTTGGTGAAGGAGTAA
- a CDS encoding DoxX family protein: protein MLKALRSDKAAIFWTIVRIYIGWEFLTAGWEKLTGPEPFSAKGFLMGAVKKAVGEHPAVQGWYAAFLNGFAIPFHGLFDFIIPWGEFLAGIGLIIGCFTTIALLATAFMNLNFMLAGSTSTNPQLYTLAIILLFIGPASYRWGVDYYLLPKLKQMRKGQSVAS from the coding sequence ATGTTAAAAGCTTTGCGTAGTGACAAAGCAGCAATTTTTTGGACAATCGTGCGTATTTATATCGGTTGGGAATTCTTGACAGCTGGTTGGGAAAAACTCACAGGTCCTGAGCCATTTTCAGCAAAGGGATTCTTAATGGGAGCTGTGAAAAAAGCAGTTGGTGAACATCCAGCAGTACAAGGATGGTATGCAGCATTCTTAAATGGTTTTGCAATCCCATTTCATGGACTCTTTGATTTTATCATTCCTTGGGGAGAATTTTTAGCAGGGATTGGACTTATTATTGGTTGTTTTACAACGATCGCTTTACTTGCAACAGCGTTTATGAATCTTAACTTTATGCTTGCTGGCTCTACTTCTACGAACCCACAATTATATACATTAGCTATTATCTTATTATTTATCGGCCCTGCTTCTTATCGTTGGGGAGTAGATTACTACCTCTTACCAAAATTAAAACAAATGAGAAAAGGACAAAGTGTTGCCTCATAA
- a CDS encoding transglycosylase domain-containing protein: MGRYDDLEDFALYRFLRALKRTILLLFSFLIILGILVGAFVIYLKSTPLPNADIKQTTLIYSLDGKVIDAVDSGEKRIYVPLSQIPKDLIQATLAIEDRKFYNHFGFDLMRIGGAVIADLKNGAKVQGGSTITQQLAKNLYLTHEKTWQRKLKEALLTVKLELQYSKDQILEMYLNQIYYGQSAYGVQLAASTYFHKNVSELNLAESAMLAGIPKGPTYYSPFQNLEKAKSRQKLVLQAMVHEGYITQQQADEAYHQNLTFANPKERLFASKAPYFTQYIENELIHRYGITEQELHSGGLKIYTTMDLAMQETAEKLLKEKLPKDRPLQTALVSIEPSTGFIKAMVGGRDFRESQYNRVFAKRQPGSAFKPILYLAALEHGVTPLTQQKSEATVFFQENGQNYSVKNFDDKYPNRDIDLHYAITHSDNIYAVKTHLDIGMDKLVEMGKRLGIESRLDPVPSLALGSNLVTPMELTKAYATIANQGKKIEPTAIIKIEDREGNILYEKKEIEETQVITPAEAFVMTYMLEGVFEPGGTAASVAKILKRPVAGKTGTTNDYRDLWLVGYTPQLVTTLWTGYDNDEELKKYQSYRSQESYLTKEIWAEYMEKAHQALAPQLFTVPEGVVSLYIDPQTGKIANDRCPNPRLEVFIQGTEPKEVCDIHKGDQLLDPNKIKESEQESLWKRMKNWWND, from the coding sequence GTGGGTAGATATGATGATTTAGAAGATTTTGCGCTTTATCGTTTTCTTAGAGCCTTAAAAAGGACGATTTTACTTTTGTTTTCATTCTTGATTATTCTGGGTATTCTTGTTGGTGCATTTGTTATCTATCTGAAATCAACCCCACTTCCTAATGCGGATATTAAACAAACGACATTGATTTACTCTTTAGACGGAAAGGTAATCGACGCGGTAGATTCTGGAGAGAAAAGGATCTATGTTCCTTTGTCCCAAATTCCAAAAGATCTTATTCAAGCCACTCTTGCTATCGAAGATCGTAAATTCTATAACCATTTTGGCTTTGATCTGATGCGAATTGGCGGTGCGGTGATCGCTGATCTTAAGAATGGTGCAAAAGTACAAGGTGGCAGTACAATTACACAGCAATTAGCGAAAAATCTCTATTTAACCCATGAAAAAACATGGCAACGGAAATTAAAAGAAGCTCTTTTAACAGTAAAACTAGAGTTGCAGTATAGTAAAGATCAAATCTTAGAAATGTATCTAAATCAGATTTATTATGGGCAATCCGCTTATGGTGTTCAATTAGCTGCATCCACTTATTTTCATAAAAATGTATCCGAATTAAATCTAGCAGAATCTGCGATGTTAGCAGGTATTCCCAAGGGGCCAACTTACTATTCACCCTTTCAAAATTTAGAGAAAGCAAAATCTAGGCAAAAACTAGTTCTTCAAGCGATGGTTCATGAAGGGTATATCACACAGCAACAGGCAGATGAGGCTTATCACCAAAATCTTACGTTTGCCAACCCAAAAGAGCGACTCTTCGCTTCCAAAGCTCCTTATTTCACGCAATACATTGAGAATGAATTGATTCACCGATACGGAATCACGGAACAAGAGTTGCATTCTGGCGGTTTAAAAATCTATACCACCATGGATTTAGCTATGCAAGAAACAGCTGAAAAACTATTAAAAGAAAAATTGCCAAAGGATCGTCCATTGCAAACTGCCCTTGTAAGCATCGAACCTTCAACCGGATTTATCAAGGCAATGGTTGGGGGACGAGATTTTCGAGAAAGTCAATATAATCGGGTCTTTGCGAAAAGACAACCTGGTTCTGCCTTTAAACCGATATTGTATTTGGCAGCTTTAGAACATGGCGTAACACCATTAACTCAGCAAAAAAGTGAAGCAACTGTTTTTTTTCAAGAAAATGGCCAGAATTATTCGGTAAAAAACTTTGATGATAAATACCCAAATCGCGACATTGATCTACATTATGCGATTACTCATTCTGATAATATTTATGCCGTGAAAACCCACCTAGATATAGGAATGGACAAACTGGTTGAAATGGGAAAACGATTAGGAATCGAATCGCGACTAGATCCTGTTCCATCCTTAGCATTAGGTTCTAATCTTGTGACACCGATGGAACTGACAAAAGCTTATGCGACAATAGCTAATCAAGGTAAGAAAATTGAGCCAACCGCAATTATTAAGATTGAAGATCGGGAAGGAAACATTCTTTATGAAAAAAAGGAAATTGAAGAAACACAAGTGATTACACCTGCAGAAGCTTTCGTGATGACCTATATGCTAGAAGGGGTATTTGAACCAGGTGGAACAGCCGCAAGCGTAGCGAAAATATTAAAGCGGCCTGTAGCGGGGAAAACAGGGACGACAAATGATTATCGAGATCTTTGGCTAGTTGGTTATACTCCTCAACTCGTGACTACACTTTGGACAGGTTATGATAATGATGAAGAGTTGAAAAAGTACCAGTCTTATCGGAGTCAAGAATCCTATCTTACGAAAGAAATTTGGGCGGAATATATGGAAAAGGCACACCAAGCGTTAGCACCTCAACTTTTCACTGTACCTGAAGGGGTGGTCAGCCTTTATATCGACCCGCAAACAGGGAAAATAGCTAATGATCGTTGTCCGAACCCAAGATTAGAAGTTTTCATTCAAGGTACGGAACCCAAAGAAGTATGTGATATTCACAAAGGCGATCAATTGTTAGACCCCAACAAAATAAAGGAATCGGAACAGGAATCTCTTTGGAAGCGAATGAAAAATTGGTGGAATGATTAA
- a CDS encoding (Fe-S)-binding protein, producing MSHQISLALGISEDDLLNCMQCGFCLSVCPTYKIIPKETATPRGRIALMKAVQDGGLVTKDITESLDLCLGCRACEVACPSGVQYGTMLEHAKEVITEQTNFSAPVKAVRWLFLKQLLPYPKRMKWIRGGIRIYQKSGLQKIARKSGILKTLPWHMGAFEAVLPEVAPFRAKLPKRVEPNAKTNKPTVAFFSGCIQDTVFHETNVSTMKLLEAAGFPIVTPEDQTCCGAVHAHAGEVDLAKDLAKKNIEMLERSGASYLVNNQGGCGAMLKEYDKLLADDPVWAERAKAFVKKVKDINEILAEIDELPKLYPMNVRVTYQDSCHLTNVQKVTLQPRKLIQSIPGIEYVEMVGAGTCCGSAGTYNIVHYDESMQILDAKMINVINTQAEIVVVANPGCQMQMRMGVQRAGLEGKVRVMHIADLLAEAARLK from the coding sequence ATGAGCCATCAAATATCTCTAGCACTTGGAATTTCTGAAGACGATTTATTAAACTGTATGCAATGTGGTTTTTGTTTATCGGTTTGTCCAACCTATAAGATTATTCCCAAAGAAACGGCAACACCACGCGGGCGAATTGCCTTGATGAAGGCTGTACAAGATGGGGGATTGGTAACGAAAGATATTACAGAATCCTTAGATTTATGCTTGGGATGTCGCGCATGTGAAGTAGCTTGTCCTTCTGGTGTTCAATATGGCACGATGCTTGAGCATGCAAAAGAAGTCATAACCGAACAGACCAATTTTTCAGCACCCGTCAAAGCCGTAAGATGGTTATTCTTAAAACAATTACTTCCTTATCCAAAACGAATGAAATGGATTAGAGGAGGAATCCGAATCTACCAAAAATCAGGGCTACAAAAAATTGCAAGAAAGAGTGGTATCTTAAAAACATTACCATGGCATATGGGTGCTTTTGAAGCTGTATTACCAGAGGTGGCACCATTTCGTGCGAAACTCCCAAAAAGAGTGGAACCAAATGCAAAGACAAATAAGCCTACCGTTGCCTTTTTCTCTGGGTGTATTCAAGATACGGTTTTTCATGAAACCAATGTCTCAACCATGAAGTTATTAGAAGCGGCAGGGTTTCCCATCGTTACTCCTGAAGATCAAACTTGCTGTGGGGCTGTTCATGCTCACGCAGGAGAAGTGGATCTAGCTAAAGATCTAGCGAAGAAAAACATTGAAATGCTTGAACGTTCCGGAGCTTCCTACTTGGTGAACAACCAAGGGGGATGCGGAGCGATGCTAAAAGAATATGATAAGCTCCTTGCTGATGACCCAGTTTGGGCAGAACGGGCAAAAGCGTTTGTCAAAAAAGTAAAAGATATTAATGAAATTCTTGCGGAAATAGATGAATTACCAAAACTCTATCCAATGAATGTCCGAGTGACCTATCAGGATTCTTGTCATTTAACTAATGTTCAAAAGGTTACGTTGCAACCGAGGAAATTGATCCAATCCATCCCAGGAATTGAGTATGTGGAAATGGTAGGAGCAGGAACTTGTTGTGGGTCAGCAGGTACCTACAATATCGTTCATTATGATGAATCGATGCAAATTCTTGATGCGAAGATGATAAATGTCATCAATACCCAAGCAGAGATTGTTGTCGTGGCCAATCCTGGCTGTCAAATGCAAATGCGAATGGGAGTTCAACGTGCAGGCCTTGAAGGAAAGGTAAGAGTCATGCATATTGCTGACTTATTAGCAGAAGCAGCAAGATTGAAATAA
- a CDS encoding FadR/GntR family transcriptional regulator: MKLKQIKPQKIYERVAEQLKEMILDGTLKPGERLLSVRELAEELQVGRSAVREALSALSAMGLIEIRQGEGTFVKKFSEADLLSFDVSDQLIDIDQIKSLMEVRKIIEVSAVELAAQRRTNEDLFHLEEALNRMKEDLKTLDENEAADWMFHYAIAKATKNNMLVHIIESISDSIKKNLKTNRKILFSLPGTPEQLLEEHSNIFHAIEKRDSQEARKLMLEHLQRVEDKIFVLSNDIALEKG, from the coding sequence ATGAAGTTGAAACAAATTAAGCCCCAAAAAATTTACGAAAGGGTAGCTGAACAATTGAAAGAAATGATCCTCGATGGGACGTTAAAGCCGGGGGAAAGATTATTATCTGTGAGGGAACTAGCAGAAGAACTACAAGTTGGAAGAAGCGCAGTAAGAGAAGCGCTAAGTGCCCTTAGTGCAATGGGATTAATTGAAATTCGTCAAGGGGAAGGTACCTTCGTTAAAAAATTCTCTGAAGCCGACCTTTTATCTTTCGATGTATCGGATCAATTAATCGACATTGATCAGATCAAATCTTTGATGGAAGTGAGGAAAATCATCGAGGTTTCTGCCGTTGAATTAGCAGCACAGAGAAGAACAAATGAAGATCTATTCCATCTTGAAGAGGCTCTTAATCGAATGAAAGAAGATTTGAAGACACTAGATGAGAACGAAGCAGCAGACTGGATGTTTCATTATGCAATAGCAAAAGCAACGAAGAACAATATGCTTGTCCATATTATTGAATCCATTTCTGATTCAATCAAAAAAAATTTAAAAACGAATCGCAAAATCTTATTCTCCTTACCTGGAACTCCAGAGCAACTTTTAGAAGAACATTCTAATATCTTTCATGCTATAGAAAAAAGGGATTCGCAAGAAGCTAGAAAACTAATGCTAGAACATCTACAGCGTGTAGAGGATAAAATCTTCGTATTATCGAATGATATCGCTTTAGAAAAAGGGTGA
- a CDS encoding TIGR01457 family HAD-type hydrolase yields MLGFLIDLDGTIYRGGVTIPKAKEFVEILKEKKIPFLFVTNNSSRTSEMVANHLQKMGINTQAEEIYTSAQGAVQYIVEHQIGKKVYMIGEKGLEVALTKAGFILSEEEQVDAVVQGIDRRFTYEKLAKAIQFIHLGAEFINTNPDHLLPSDEGPIPGAGSIAAAIQTAAKKEAVVIGKPSPIIMEYAIDRLMRKLPALKRENIWVVGDNLLTDIKAGVLANLPTALVLTGISRREDLKDLDYKPRVIANDLEDLIQQLL; encoded by the coding sequence GTGTTAGGGTTTTTAATCGATTTAGACGGTACAATTTATCGTGGGGGAGTCACCATTCCTAAGGCGAAGGAATTTGTTGAAATACTTAAAGAAAAAAAAATACCCTTTTTGTTTGTGACGAATAACTCGTCCCGTACCTCAGAGATGGTAGCTAACCATTTACAAAAGATGGGGATTAATACTCAAGCTGAAGAAATTTATACGAGTGCTCAAGGCGCTGTTCAATATATTGTAGAGCATCAAATCGGGAAAAAGGTGTATATGATTGGAGAAAAGGGATTAGAAGTTGCTTTAACAAAAGCAGGATTTATCTTAAGTGAAGAGGAGCAAGTGGATGCAGTCGTTCAGGGGATTGATCGAAGGTTTACTTATGAAAAACTAGCAAAAGCCATTCAATTCATTCATTTAGGAGCAGAATTTATTAATACGAACCCAGACCATTTACTCCCCTCAGATGAAGGACCGATCCCTGGTGCAGGATCGATTGCAGCAGCGATTCAGACAGCAGCAAAAAAAGAAGCCGTTGTGATTGGCAAACCATCTCCGATTATTATGGAATATGCGATAGACCGTTTAATGAGGAAATTACCTGCATTAAAAAGGGAAAACATCTGGGTAGTCGGGGACAATTTACTGACAGATATAAAAGCTGGGGTATTAGCCAATTTACCGACGGCTCTGGTACTAACAGGCATCTCTCGTAGGGAAGACCTAAAAGACCTAGATTATAAACCTAGGGTTATTGCTAACGATTTAGAAGACTTAATCCAGCAATTACTGTAA
- the speB gene encoding agmatinase, whose amino-acid sequence MKFDEAYSGNVFIAAHPHYEDAEVVIYGMPMDFTVSYRPGSRFGPKKIREVSIGLEEYSPYLNRELKEVKYFDAGDIPLPFGNPERSVEMIGDYVRKILNDGKFPLGLGGEHLVAWPIIQEVYKKYPDLVVIHMDAHTDLRTDYEGEPYSHATPIRKVVELMGGKNVYQFGIRSGLKEEFEFAKEYMNFYPFEVLEPLKKVLPTIKNRPAYITIDIDVLDPAFAPGTGTLESGGISSKEMLAVIHEIANSGIKVVGADIVEVAPVYDPADQTAILASKMVREILLGWTQNQ is encoded by the coding sequence ATGAAATTTGATGAAGCATATTCTGGAAATGTATTTATTGCTGCTCATCCTCATTATGAAGATGCAGAGGTTGTAATTTATGGGATGCCAATGGATTTTACGGTGAGTTACCGACCAGGATCACGTTTTGGCCCGAAAAAAATCCGTGAAGTCTCTATTGGATTAGAAGAATATAGCCCTTATTTAAATCGTGAATTAAAAGAAGTGAAATATTTTGATGCAGGTGATATCCCTCTTCCTTTTGGAAATCCCGAAAGAAGTGTTGAAATGATTGGGGATTATGTCCGGAAGATTTTAAACGATGGCAAGTTTCCCCTTGGCTTAGGTGGGGAACACCTTGTTGCTTGGCCAATTATCCAGGAGGTATATAAGAAGTATCCTGACCTTGTCGTGATCCATATGGACGCACATACTGATCTTCGTACGGATTATGAAGGGGAGCCTTATTCTCACGCTACGCCTATTCGTAAGGTAGTAGAATTAATGGGAGGAAAAAACGTTTATCAATTTGGGATTCGCTCAGGACTAAAAGAGGAATTTGAGTTTGCGAAAGAATATATGAACTTCTATCCTTTCGAAGTATTAGAACCCTTAAAAAAGGTATTACCAACGATAAAGAATCGTCCTGCCTATATTACAATCGATATTGATGTTTTAGATCCTGCTTTTGCTCCTGGAACAGGAACATTAGAATCTGGAGGCATTTCTTCCAAAGAAATGCTTGCAGTGATTCACGAGATTGCTAATTCGGGGATAAAAGTAGTCGGGGCAGATATTGTCGAAGTGGCACCTGTCTATGATCCTGCAGACCAAACTGCCATTCTCGCTTCAAAAATGGTAAGAGAAATCCTCTTGGGATGGACCCAAAATCAATAA
- the glcD gene encoding glycolate oxidase subunit GlcD, whose protein sequence is MIDPQVKQRLVEIVGENWVLDQPEELVAYSYDSTPMYQELPDIVVLPKTTEEVAKVMRIAYEYGIPVIPRGSATNLSGGTVPLKGGLVLALNRMNQILEIDEENLTATVQPGVITQELHQTVEAKGLFYPPDPGSLRISTIGGNIAENAGGLRGLKYGVTKDYVIALEAVLPNGDILHTGGKLAKDVAGYDLTKLLIGSEGTLAVITKATLKLLPLPETKRTMLAIFKDLTDAARAVSKIIANKIIPVTLEFMDNGTINVVEDYVKIGLPRDVEAILLMEQDGSKDQVDRDIEKMAEICRQEQAVSVQVASTAKEAEQLMTARRMALSALARLKPTTILEDATVPRSELAPMVETIKNVAKKYNLMICTFGHAGDGNLHPTCLTDVRNADEIKRVEKAFDEIYEKTIELGGTITGEHGVGIAKAGYLEWKVGKSGIEVMKGIKKAFDPKGILNPGKLFTDQPRKRVVIQS, encoded by the coding sequence ATGATTGACCCGCAAGTAAAACAACGATTAGTTGAAATCGTGGGAGAAAATTGGGTATTAGATCAACCAGAGGAATTAGTCGCTTATTCCTATGATTCAACACCCATGTATCAAGAACTTCCCGATATCGTAGTATTGCCAAAAACAACAGAAGAAGTCGCAAAAGTAATGAGAATTGCTTATGAATACGGTATTCCTGTAATTCCACGTGGTTCAGCAACCAATCTAAGTGGGGGTACGGTACCATTAAAAGGCGGGCTCGTCCTCGCATTAAATCGAATGAATCAGATCTTAGAAATCGATGAGGAAAATTTAACCGCTACGGTACAACCTGGAGTCATTACCCAAGAATTACATCAAACCGTTGAAGCAAAGGGATTATTTTACCCACCTGATCCTGGTTCGTTACGGATCTCCACAATTGGCGGTAATATTGCAGAAAATGCTGGGGGACTTCGTGGTTTGAAATACGGGGTGACAAAGGATTATGTGATTGCCCTTGAAGCAGTACTTCCAAATGGAGATATTCTTCACACTGGGGGCAAATTGGCAAAAGACGTAGCAGGGTATGATTTAACAAAGTTATTAATCGGATCTGAAGGTACTTTAGCTGTGATCACAAAAGCAACACTGAAATTGTTACCATTGCCGGAAACAAAGCGAACAATGTTAGCGATCTTTAAAGATTTGACTGATGCGGCTCGGGCAGTATCAAAAATTATTGCGAATAAAATCATCCCAGTTACTTTAGAATTCATGGATAATGGCACGATTAATGTGGTTGAAGATTATGTCAAAATTGGGCTTCCCCGTGATGTAGAAGCCATCTTATTAATGGAACAAGACGGAAGTAAAGACCAAGTGGATCGTGATATTGAGAAGATGGCTGAAATTTGCCGTCAAGAACAAGCGGTATCGGTACAAGTAGCAAGTACAGCAAAAGAAGCAGAACAATTGATGACGGCAAGAAGGATGGCTCTTTCTGCTTTAGCTCGTTTAAAACCAACGACAATTTTGGAGGACGCCACCGTTCCTCGGTCTGAATTGGCACCAATGGTTGAAACGATTAAAAATGTGGCTAAAAAATATAATCTAATGATTTGTACTTTTGGCCATGCAGGAGATGGAAATCTGCATCCTACCTGTTTAACAGATGTTCGCAATGCGGATGAAATAAAAAGGGTGGAAAAAGCATTTGATGAAATCTACGAAAAAACGATTGAATTAGGGGGAACGATTACAGGCGAACATGGAGTGGGAATCGCCAAAGCAGGTTATCTCGAATGGAAAGTGGGGAAATCTGGAATTGAAGTGATGAAAGGAATTAAGAAGGCTTTTGACCCAAAAGGAATTCTCAATCCAGGCAAACTGTTTACCGATCAGCCTAGAAAGAGAGTGGTTATACAATCATGA
- a CDS encoding 2-hydroxymuconate tautomerase, whose translation MPFVTIEMIEGRTPEQKRELVEKITKVVAETVNVPEERVYVFIEDLKKDHFARGGKLIIDQE comes from the coding sequence ATGCCATTTGTAACGATTGAAATGATTGAAGGACGTACACCTGAACAAAAACGGGAATTAGTAGAAAAGATTACGAAAGTAGTAGCTGAAACGGTAAATGTACCAGAAGAAAGGGTATACGTGTTTATTGAGGATTTGAAAAAAGATCATTTCGCCCGTGGTGGGAAGCTCATTATTGATCAGGAGTAA